The following proteins are encoded in a genomic region of Spirosoma sp. SC4-14:
- a CDS encoding 6-bladed beta-propeller: MTTRRQFIKHTALASTLGISTSDLLASGTKPIPTAADDPIIGHNGYRYKVDKNWAKISVNTTPLFNCHEMVKDSRGRLIMLGDNTRNNILIFDKSGKLLDSWGTAYPGGHGLTLAHEGGDDVLFIVDCGWYQDRMGRWNKQAGQIVKTDLNGRILFTIGHPRTIGIYKDNEPFMPTETAIGPNDDIYVADGYGSDYIIQYNSKGEYIRHFGGHHNSNPEHNLQNAHGVAIDYRDRNNPTLLCTSREENCFKVFTLDGKFLRRIDLPGMYVCRPVIAGQSVYAGVCWSKDKAGNRNANSGFVTILDAENKVVSCPGGEAPVYKNGVLQSTLQAEVPVFQHGHDVCVDEDENLYVCQWNASYTPPVKLTRV; this comes from the coding sequence ATGACGACTCGGAGACAATTTATTAAACATACGGCACTGGCTTCGACCCTGGGAATCAGTACGTCCGATCTACTTGCATCAGGCACAAAACCCATCCCTACGGCTGCTGATGACCCGATCATTGGCCACAACGGCTACCGGTATAAGGTCGATAAAAACTGGGCTAAAATCAGTGTGAACACCACGCCCCTGTTCAACTGTCATGAAATGGTAAAGGATAGCCGGGGGCGGCTGATTATGCTGGGCGATAATACCCGCAATAACATCCTGATATTTGACAAATCAGGCAAACTGCTCGATAGCTGGGGAACGGCCTATCCGGGTGGACATGGCCTTACGCTCGCCCATGAAGGCGGTGACGATGTTCTGTTTATTGTCGACTGCGGCTGGTATCAGGACCGCATGGGCCGTTGGAACAAACAGGCTGGCCAGATCGTAAAAACCGATCTGAATGGGCGAATTCTGTTCACGATTGGTCATCCGCGCACGATTGGGATTTACAAAGACAATGAGCCTTTTATGCCAACCGAAACCGCCATTGGGCCGAACGACGATATTTATGTGGCCGATGGTTACGGTTCGGACTACATCATTCAGTACAACAGCAAGGGCGAATACATCCGGCATTTCGGCGGGCACCATAACAGTAATCCCGAACACAACCTCCAGAATGCCCACGGTGTCGCCATTGACTACCGCGACAGGAACAACCCAACCCTGCTCTGCACATCACGTGAAGAAAACTGTTTTAAAGTGTTTACGCTGGATGGAAAATTCCTCCGGCGCATCGATCTGCCGGGTATGTATGTGTGTCGGCCGGTTATTGCCGGTCAGTCTGTTTATGCAGGGGTTTGCTGGTCGAAAGATAAAGCAGGCAACCGGAATGCCAATTCAGGCTTTGTCACGATTCTGGACGCAGAGAACAAGGTCGTTTCGTGTCCGGGTGGAGAAGCTCCCGTCTATAAAAACGGCGTTCTACAATCTACCTTACAGGCAGAAGTTCCGGTTTTTCAGCATGGCCACGACGTATGTGTCGACGAGGACGAAAACCTGTATGTGTGCCAGTGGAACGCCAGCTATACGCCACCCGTAAAATTGACGCGGGTATAG